The region ATATGCAATGTTCATTGGTCTGCTTGTTCCATCTGTTAAAAAAGAGTTGCGAATCGGATTAATCGCGGTGATTGCGATGCTCATCAATGCCATATGCAGTCAATTTATGAGCAGCGGTTGGGCGATTGTATTCGGTACTGTTCTGGGCGGTTTGAGCGGTGTTTTTCTGCTGAAGGAGGAACAATCATGATATTTGTGATCATAGTTGGTATGGCACTTGTGACCATGATTCCAAGAGCAATCCCTGTGTTTATTGTCGATAAGCTGCAGTTTCATGACTGGGTAAACCGCTGGCTGAATGCCATTCCATTTGCAGCGCTGGGAGCACTGATTTTCCCGGGAATTCTAAGCGTGAAGCCGGATCAGCCCTATATCGGTCTGCTTGGCGGATTAGCGGCAGCCATCTTGGCATACTTGGGATTAAATGTTGTGTTGGCGGTAACCGGAGCAATCATTACCGTTTTTCTTTTCAGTATGTAAACAGAGAGATTGATTTTTTCAGGGGGTACGAAGATGTTTACAGTTCGAAAAGCTTGTTATGAGGATGCAGCTGCGATCGCGGATATTCATGTCAGCAGCTGGAAGAGCACGTACACAGATTTACTTGAAGAAAAAGATTTATCAAATATGACATATGAAAATCGCCGGGCACTCTGGGAAACCGTGCTGCGGATACAGAAAAAAGAACAGCTGACATTTGTTATTCAAAATGAGGAGAAGATTGTCGGTTTTATATCGGGCGGGCCGGAACGCACGAAAAACTTCAACTACGACAGTGAGATTTACACGATATATTTATTGGATGAATTCCAAAAGTACGGTCTAGGTACAAGATTGCTGAAAATATTTAGTGAAGGAATGAAAAATCTTGGCTACCAGTCGCTTATGGTGTGGATTTTGAAACAAAATCCCTCCAGTCGATTTTATGAGCGGTATGAGGCCCAGCCAGTTGGAGAAGAGGTTACAACAATCGGGGAGGGGACCTACCAGGAAACAGCATACGGCTGGAAAAATATCGACCAGTTGTTAAAAAATCTGCCTTAGGGAAGGCAGATTTTTTATTCATACGGCTCGATATGGATTTGTGCATACGTAATGTTGTGTTTTTTTCGCAACAGTGTTTCAATTTGTTCGGTTATTGCATGGCTTTCCCTGACATTCAGCTCGGGATTGACCAGAATGGTGACATCTATAAATTCCTGATTGCCATGGATTCTTCCTTTGACATCAACCACCTTTTTGACACCCTGCACTTTGCTGATACTTCCGGTTATACGGCTGATCTGCCTTTTATCAAATCCGTCGGTTAACGTGTGGGTCGAATCTACGAAAATATCCCACGCCGTTTTGCAAATGATGATTCCGACAATGAGACCTGCAAGCGGGTCCAGCCAGAACAACCCGAATTGTGCGCCTATTATCCCGATAAATGCACCAATACTTACCAGTGCATCGGAACGGTTATCCTGGGCAGCCGCATATAGTGAACTGCTGCCAACTTTTGCAGCTAATGATCTATTATAGCGATAAACTACATACATGATTAGTGCGCCGCCGAGTGCGGTCCAGGCTGTCAGCATATCAGGATCAGTCATTTCCTGTGTCATGATTTTGCTGAAGGTATCCACAATCACCTGAAATCCGACCATGGTCATGATAAACGCTGCGAACAGGGAGGCGACTGTCTCAGCGCGGTAGTGTCCGTAATGATGGTCTTCATCCGGAGGTTTTCGTGATATTTTCAATCCAATCAGAACAGCTATCGAGGCGACCACGTCTGTCAAATTGTTTAACCCATCAGCACGTAATGCCGCAGAGCTGCCAACGTAAGCCACAAGCAGCTTGACAACAGAAAGAATGATGTATGCAAAAATACTGACCCATGCACCCTTTTCTCCGCGTTTTAAATTATCTGCATGATCCATATTCGGAGCCTCCAATTTGTACACTTGAAAAAATCGTTTAGCAGCATTTGTCATGTCCAATTTCAGCACCCATCAATCTGCACTAAATACTAGGGCACTTGTGCTTTTAATTATTGCAAACTTTTTGGCTGCAATGATTACAGCTATAACAGTCTATCAGAGGGATCAGTGATAAGTCCAGAGCAACCTTTAAGCGTACATTCAATTGTATTGATCATGTATAATCAAGTTTCATTTGACCAATAAAATAAAAAAGTAACAATAAGAATAAATAATAACAGGTGGTGAATAGTAAATCTCAGCAGCTATTTTAAATCGAAGGAAAGAAAGTAAGAATAACTTTCTTTCTGCATAATTGCAGCCAAGGCTTTGTGATAAGCCAAGTTTTCTAATGAAGGATGGGTCTTTAAATGATGAATCAGGGTGAAACGAGACAGGATTCACACGAGAAACGCTTGGCAATTATTTCATTGTCATCCATACCATTAATTATGACATTGGGAAATTCCATGCTGATTCCTATTTTGCCTGTGATGGAAACGGAACTGGATATTTCCAAGCTTCAGTCCAGTTATATTATAACGGTATATTCGATTGTTGCTATTTTCTTCATTCCATTGGCAGGTTTTTTATCTGATCGATTCGGACGAAAAAAGGTGATTATCCCTTCACTTATTATTACAGGGGCAGGCGGACTAGTGGCCGGATGGGCATCGTACAGTATGAGCGATCCATTTATATGGATTTTAATTGGAAGAATATTACAGGGGATTGGAGCATCCGGGGCCTCACCGATTGTATTACCGTTGGTCGGTGATATTTTTCGTGATGATAAAGAAGCCAGTGCTACGCTAGGTATAATCGAAACGTCCAATACTGTCGGGAAAGTGTTAAGTCCGATATTAGGTGCTGCCCTTGCTGCAGTGGTCTGGTTTTTACCATTCTTTTCGATTCCGGTTTTTTGTGTGGTTTCTGTTCTTCTTGTAGGTTTTTTGGTAAAAAATAAAAATAATAATGAAGAACATACCAATTTTCATGAATATTGCCAGTTAGCAAAGGATGCCTTCAAAGAACACGGGAAATGGTTATGTTCGGTTTTTTTTATTGGTGCAATTCTGATGTTTATTTTATTCGGTTTTCTTTTTTATTTATCCAGTATTCTTGAAGAGAAATATGATTACAAAGGCATTTGGAAAGGGTTGCTGCTTGCCGTTCCATTGCTGGCTTTGTCAATAGCATCATTTATTACCGGCCGAAAAATTGAGGATAATCTGGTTAAGATGAAGTGGATTACATTTATTGGCATTATTCTGACTGGCTGCTCTGTGGCTGTTATTCCATTCATGGATCATCCGGTATACTTGTTAACGATTTTTTTAATTTGCGGAACAGGAATCGGGATGGGATTACCATGTCTGGATGCCCTCATAACGGAAAGCATGAAAAAAAATGTACGTGGTGTGATCACATCCATCTACAGTGCAATGCGTTTTATCGGTGTTGCAGCCGGGCCACCGGTTATTGCATTGATGATGGAGGAAAATATTATCTGGATGGTCAGTTTGCTCACAATTTTTGCGCTGGGAGCGGGTTTTCTTGCTTATCGCGGCATTAAACCTGAATCAAATTAATTCGGTTGGAAGTTTTTCCACTTGCAATTTTTCTAAAGATTTAGGATAATAGAAAAAAGGAACAAGGGGGCATGTTCCATGAAAAAACAAAAAGTTGTCTATCGTTTCTTCCCATATCAGGGAGTAGAACTCCACGCCAAAAAAGAAATTCCATTTGAGCTGAAACTTTCATCACGATTATTACTGGATGAGATTTGTTTCAACTGGAATAAGGAAAGATTGGAAAAAGAGATTAATTCGTCCATTGATGCCGGAAATAAAGAGGCATTTATTGGATTAAGTGAAAAATACAGACATTATATCTGGGAATAAGTTATCAGCCTTACCTTGATCGGGTGAGGCTTTTTTACAGGAAAAATAAATAAGAATCAGTAAAAATTTGTTATGCTTATATGGAAGGGGGAATGTAGCACTGATGACGAAAAAGACAAAAATAAGCTGGATGATGTATGATTTCGGTAATTCAGCCTTTTCAACGACGATTATGGCAGCAGTTCTGCCGATTTTTTACTATGATGTTGCTGCAGCGGGTCTCGAAGAATCCCTGGCAACAAGTTACTGGGGATATTCACAGTCAATTGCAGTGTTGATAGTTGCTTTTATGGCCCCGTTTTTAGGTGCAATCAGTGACTTTTCAGCAGCGAAGAAAAAGTTTCTTCAATTCTTTGCTTTTATGGGGATTATTGCAAGTATCCTGCTGGCATTTGTGAATGAAGGAGAATACATATTTGCATCCATACTTCTTATCATCGGAACGATCGGCTTTTCAGGTGCCAACATCTTTTATGATGCTTTCTTGCCTGAAATAGCCGATGAAGATGAAATTGACAAAGTGTCGTCAAATGGATTTGCATTCGGTTATATTGGCGGTGGAGTGCTGTTGGCGATCAATCTGTTGATGATTTTGAAATATGACTGGTTCGGAATGCCAAACGCAACCATAGCGAGCCAGGTTTCTTTTGTGTCCGTAGGCGTATGGTGGTTTGTCTTTTCGCTCCCGCTTTTAAAAAATGTACACGAGGAGAAAAAGACAAAGATAAAACGGGATAAATCCTATGCGGCGATCGGGATCGGCAGGGTTACGACCACATTTAAGGAAATAAAACATTATAAGCACTTATTAATATTTCTGTTTGCTTTTTGGATGTACAATGACGGCATTTCAACCATCATTAAAATGGCAACAATCTACGGACGCGATATTGGAATTGGCCAAAATGCTTTGATTGCAGCATTGCTGATTACACAATTTGTGGGCATTCCATGCACGGTTTTTTTTGGATGGCTGGCCAAAAAAATCACGCCGAAACGGGCACTTTATATTACCTTATACACCTATTTATTTATTGTAATACTTGGGTACTTTATGAATTCCGCATTGCATTTCTATATGCTGGCGATTTGTGTAGGCTTGGTTCAGGGAGGTGCACAGTCCTTGAGCAGATCTATCTTTGGCCGGATGGTACCGAAAAATAAACATGCCGAATTCTATGGCTTTTACGGAATTTCCTCTAAGTTTGCCGCTATTTTTGGACCATTTTTGTTTGCGCTCGTTGGGCAGCTGACCGGTTCAAGCAGACTGGGTATTGTTTCGCTTGTTGTCTTCTTTATCGGCGGAATTATTTTGCTTCGATTCGTCAATATTGAACAGGGCATGAAAGAAGCTCGGCGTCCTCAGACAGCTGAAGAAAGCAACGTGTATGAATAGGATCTATCAAAGTCAGGATCTGTGTTGTGAGGTTCTGACTTTTGGTTTTTGGAAATCGCACATAAATTGGTCGAAATCGCTCATGTGTGGTTCAAAACCGCATATATGATCAGTGAAACCGGACATATTAGTCTTAAAATCGCACATAAATTTGAAACACTTTGTATGTCAGAGCATTTTCATTTAAATGATCGGATCACTGTATCGGTTTTCCAAGTTGAATTCGAGCGGTTTTCCGGTATCGTATGAAATATTGCCGATTAATGCAGTTAGGTTATTTTTGGTGTTTTCATCTGGTTTCTGCCAGTATGTCAGTACTTCCGTCATAATTTCAATGCCTTCTGTTCGTGCCTCGTTATATAAATCAATAAAGCTTTTGGTAGACGGGACTTTTGTTGCGGGATGATACCATGTTTGATGGTTTAAATTTAGGTAATCAACATCCTTTGTAACCGGCTGATGAGAATAAGAATTGATTAATGATTTCATTATTTTATTTTTCCAGCCGTATGGGTCTGCAAGAATTTTCAATGCACGTTTCATATCTTTGTATGCTTTTTGAATATAAGCTTGTTTAACCGGTGTAATATCGGGATAATATTTCTGGATTGATTCATTTAAAAGTTCGGCAATTTCCTTGTTGAGTGACGATCCAACATCAATCTCTTTATAAACCGGGACCTTCCATGTTTTTAAATTGCAGCATTTCTGCATCATTAAGGTGTCAATCAGTACTTCCAGCTTTTGATGATCGCCGCTTTCATATCCTGCCCGGTAATGAATATACGGATGGGCATTTCTGTCCAGAATATGATGGGTGACAAATCCGAATACGTACGCTTGTACCTCTTTTTCGTGATTCCGCGCTTTTTCGATTAAATCAATCAAAAAAGCACCACAGTGTTTCGTATGTAGAGCCATTCCAATATCATGTACAGGTTCATCTTTAATCCAAGGCCAAAAATTATAGTAAAAAAATGGATCCGGACCTTGTGAGCCCAGTTTCATATAAGGTTCGAACTTCGAAAGTGAATAGGGATTATCAATCACTGCATCCACTATTTCTTCGCTGAAAAGCATATGTGTCCATATGTTTGGCATTGTGAAATCCTCCTTGAATAAGACGCCAAATAGAAGGTTTCTGTGATTAAGCTGTATCCTGAATGTATAAAATATTCTGTCGCGTCTCTCATATAATACGTCATTTTACTGTATTATAAAAGAAAAAGGATTGTTGGGGGCGGCCAAATACGTACTATTTTGTGACTGAATCATGGTTTCCGTTAACAATATGTCGGCGAATTTTGTTACAATAAAAATTGGGTATATTATTCATACATAAGGAGGCAACAGACGATGGAATACCGGGTTGAAAAAGATACAATTGGTGAAATTAATGTGCCAAAGGATAAATACTGGGGTGCACAAACCCAGCGAAGCAAGCAGAATTTTCCAATTGGCAACGAAAAAATGCCGGCTGAAGTTATCCGGGCATTTGCCATTTTGAAAAAAAGTGCGGCAAAAGCAAATAGTGAGCTTGGTCTGTTGGATAAAAAGAAAGCCGAGGCAATTGCGTATGCGGCTGACTTGATCATTGATGATAAAATAACCGAACACTTTCCATTGGTTGTTTGGCAGACAGGCAGTGGCACACAGTCGAACATGAATGTAAATGAAGTGATTGCATATGTTGGAAATAAATGGCTGGATGAACAGAGCAGTGATGTTTCCCTTCATCCAAACGACGATGTTAACAAATCACAAAGCTCCAATGACACGTATCCAACTGCATTGCACATTGCGGCGGTACTTAAACTGGAGGATACAGTGATTCCAGCGTTAAAAGCGCTGAAAGGCACATTGAAAGAAAAAGTCGATGCGTATCAGGATATTGTGAAAATCGGTCGTACACATTTACAGGATGCAACACCACTTACACTTGGTCAGGAAATCAGCGGCTGGCATCGTATGCTCGAAAAATCGGAAACGATGATTGCAGAAAGTACACAGCATGTGAAGGAACTTGCAATTGGCGGGACAGCTGTAGGTACAGGTTTGAATGCACATCCTGATTTTTCTGAAGCTGTGTGTAAAGAAATTAATGAAATTACCGGTAAAGAATTTATTTCTGCAGCGAATAAATTTCATGCACTGACCAGTCATGATGAAACTGTTCATGCGCATGGAGCACTGAAAGGGTTGGCTGCTGATCTGATGAAAATCGCCAACGATGTACGCTGGCTGGCAAGTGGTCCACGCTGCGGTATTGGTGAAATTGTAATTCCGGCAAATGAGCCAGGCAGCTCCATCATGCCAGGTAAAGTGAACCCGACCCAGAGCGAAGCTGTGACAATGGTATCTGCGCAGGTTATGGGAAATGATGCAACAATTGGTTTTGCTGCGAGTCAGGGGAATTTTGAACTGAATGTCTTTAAACCGGTTATTGCTTATAACTTCCTGCAATCCTGTCAACTGCTTGCTGACAGTATGCTTTCGTTTGATGAACGCTGTGTACAGGGACTTGAGCCGAATCATGAACAAATTGAAAAATATTTGACGGATTCCTTGATGCTTGTAACGGCATTGAATCCGCATATCGGCTATGAAAATGCAGCTAAAATTGCCAAAAAAGCATATCAGGATAATTCAACATTAAAAGAAACTGCTGTCGAACTTGGCTTGCTGACCGAGGAAGAATTCGAAAAGTATGTGAATCCGAAAGAAATGACATATCCTAAATAAATAAAAAAGCTCACTGCATCGTGCAGTGAGCTTTTTGGATATTCAACATCAACCGCACGGGCGAAACATCAACCGCACGGGCGAAACATCAACCGTACGGGCAAAACATCAACCGTACGGGCAAAACATCAACCGTACGGGCAAAACATCAACCGTACGGGCAAAACATCAACCGTACGAGCAAAACATCAACCGAAGCTGCTCACTGAAAATTCGCCGATAGAACCATGAATTAAACGGATAACAGCCAACTTCCTCGTATCCATATTTTTAAACAACAATTACCAGTTAAAAAACGTGATAAGTTTTGTGGAATTGCTAACAATATGGTTACAGGAGGTGATAAACATGGCTAACAACAATTCAAACCAACTAGTAATCCCTGGTGCTCAGCAGGCACTGGACCAAATGAAAGTTGAGATTGCTCAGGAGTTCGGCGTTAATCTTGGCGCTGATACTACTTCCCGTGCTAACGGTTCTGTCGGTGGTGAAATCACTAAACGTCTAGTACAATCAGCACAACAGCAATTCAGTGGACAACAACCTAAATAAACCCATGGCCTCTAAGGGGACCCTTTTCCCCCTAAAGCAAGAGGGAAGTCATTAAGACTTCCCTCTAATAATATCATTTTCTACTGGTATTTTTTACAATTTCCGGAAAAGTATACATACGGAATTCAGCGAATGCGCTGTTCGGATTCTGCATCAAAAAACAGCGCTTTATTCATGTCAAACGCCAGATCAATTTTTTCACCGCCGTTAATATCAGATCGTGAGTCAACGCGTGCGATGAAGTCCTGGTCATCCAATTTTGAATAAAGATAGGATTCCGCACCCATTAACTCGGCTACTTCAATGACGGCTTTAATCTTTGTATCTGGTGTTGAATCAATGAAAACAGGTTCGTCATGGATATCTTCCGGACGAATGCCAAGCACGACTTCTTTGTCTAAATAATTTTGTTCACGCAAAACCTTCATTTTACCTTCAGGAACTTTCACTTTCGTATCTTCCATCATAAAATAGCCATCCTTAAGCATACCTGATAAAAAGTTCATGGAAGGGGATCCGATAAATCCGCCAACGAAAATATTTTCAGGATGATCGTATACGTCTTTAGGTGCTCCAACCTGTTGAATAATACCGTCTTTCATTACAACGAGTCTTGTTGCCATTGTCATTGCTTCGGTTTGGTCGTGTGTTACATAAATAGTTGTCGTTTGCAGACGCTGGTGCAGCTTTTGAATTTCTGCACGCATTTGCACGCGCAGCTTGGCATCCAGATTAGACAGTGGTTCGTCCATTAAGAATACTTTGGCATCCCGGACAATCGCTCGTCCCAATGCCACCCGCTGCCGCTGACCACCGGATAATGCTTTCGGTTTCCGGTCCAGATATGCTTCGAGACCTAAAATCTTCGCAGCGTTTTGAACACGCTGATCGATTTCATCTTTCTTGAATTTCCTCAGTTTCAAACCAAATGCCATATTGTCATAAACATTCATGTGCGGGTATAGTGCATAGTTTTGAAAGACCATTGCAATGTCACGATCTTTAGGTGCGACATCATTCATTTTCCGGTTATCAATATATAATTCACCGTTCGTGATTTCTTCCAACCCGGCAATCATACGCAATGTAGTGGATTTACCACACCCGGAAGGACCGACAAACACGATGAATTCCTTATTGTGAATTTGCAAATCAAAGTTGTCAACGGCAATTGCTTTTTTGTCATATGATTTCTGAATTTGTTCCAAACGTAATTCTGCCATTTTTTCTCCCCCAATTATGTAAGCGTTTCATTAATTGTAGCGAAAAATTATCATTCGGGTAAATGGCAAACATGCACAAAGATAACCGGGATGTTTGTGCATGTTTTAATTTTTGCTGTATAGAATGGCGAGATAAACAGTCATTGCCTGTTGAAACTGACGGATATCGATACCGGTTTTTTCAATGAATTTGTCCAGTCGGTACTGCAAACTGTTGCGGTGCAAGTGCAGTTTTTTTGCGGTAACGGAAATATTCAAATTACATGTGATGAACATCTCGATGGTTTTCAACAATTCTTCATCATGCCTGAATTCCCCGAGGATTAATACTTCGGCATTGCCTAAAAACTTGGAATCGGCTTGATTGAGCAGTATGTAATGAACTGCTTCAGTATATGGTATAACAGCTTTTTCCGAGTGGGGGAAAGCGCTGTCGGCACCTTGAACAAGCATCGCATAGTTTTTCCTGACATCCTTTAGTGAATCATGACAGGGTCCAATCAGAAACTTAATTTTTACATAGAGATCACTCATGAGAATATTGATGATTTGATCAAATGACAGGTCAGCATCAGGATTTGTTTCAATTATGATCCCTTCATGCTCGTTTCTCCAAATAATCGGTACCTGTTTTGCAAAAAAAGCTTGAATTGCCTCCTTAAAGGCAGCAGGTTCTAACTGGAATTTGGAAAATGAAAAATAAATAATTCGGTATGGAGCGATGTCCGCTGTCTCAGGCTTATAACCATGCAGCAAACGGTTCCATTTTTTCTCCTCGGAGGTCATTTCAGGAATGGCAATATGATAAGGCTGCAGAAAAGCACTGAGAAGTGTTACATCCTTTTGACTCAATTCATCTTTTGCTATTCCGATTAAATCATTATCTTTGGTACGAAACCAATGATAATGTTCCGTATTTTCTGTGGTTAGATCTTCAAAGAAAATTAATGAAATAAAAATTTTACGAAGCTTATTTATCATAAAAATGCCTCTTTCCATCGTCTTTTTTTTATTATAGCAGGTTAACAAGTTGCGAAAAACTGATTTTACGCTCTGTTGCTGAATTTCGTCAGGGTATACAGGACTTCGTTCGTTTGATATAGTTGGTTTAGTTAAATAATGAAGGAGGATACAACGTGCCTAATATTTACGATAGTGCATACGATTTGGAAAAAGCAATCCGAAACAGCGAGGAATTCCAAAACCTAAAAAATGCTTATGATGCTGTGATGGCTGATGAGTCTGCCAAGCAGATGTTCGATAATTTCCGGAATACACAAATGGAGCTGCAGGAAAAACAAATGCAGGGACAGGAAATTACTGAAGAAGAAGTTGAAAAAGCGCGCCAGGTTGTTGAACTGGTTCAGCAGCATGAGGATATTTCCAAGCTGATGGAAGAAGAACAACGCCTTAATGTGGTTA is a window of Virgibacillus ihumii DNA encoding:
- a CDS encoding YlbF family regulator, which gives rise to MPNIYDSAYDLEKAIRNSEEFQNLKNAYDAVMADESAKQMFDNFRNTQMELQEKQMQGQEITEEEVEKARQVVELVQQHEDISKLMEEEQRLNVVINDVSRIITKPLEELYGNPEQESNE
- a CDS encoding PucR family transcriptional regulator; amino-acid sequence: MINKLRKIFISLIFFEDLTTENTEHYHWFRTKDNDLIGIAKDELSQKDVTLLSAFLQPYHIAIPEMTSEEKKWNRLLHGYKPETADIAPYRIIYFSFSKFQLEPAAFKEAIQAFFAKQVPIIWRNEHEGIIIETNPDADLSFDQIINILMSDLYVKIKFLIGPCHDSLKDVRKNYAMLVQGADSAFPHSEKAVIPYTEAVHYILLNQADSKFLGNAEVLILGEFRHDEELLKTIEMFITCNLNISVTAKKLHLHRNSLQYRLDKFIEKTGIDIRQFQQAMTVYLAILYSKN
- a CDS encoding alpha/beta-type small acid-soluble spore protein, which codes for MANNNSNQLVIPGAQQALDQMKVEIAQEFGVNLGADTTSRANGSVGGEITKRLVQSAQQQFSGQQPK
- a CDS encoding IDEAL domain-containing protein, with translation MKKQKVVYRFFPYQGVELHAKKEIPFELKLSSRLLLDEICFNWNKERLEKEINSSIDAGNKEAFIGLSEKYRHYIWE
- a CDS encoding MFS transporter — translated: MTKKTKISWMMYDFGNSAFSTTIMAAVLPIFYYDVAAAGLEESLATSYWGYSQSIAVLIVAFMAPFLGAISDFSAAKKKFLQFFAFMGIIASILLAFVNEGEYIFASILLIIGTIGFSGANIFYDAFLPEIADEDEIDKVSSNGFAFGYIGGGVLLAINLLMILKYDWFGMPNATIASQVSFVSVGVWWFVFSLPLLKNVHEEKKTKIKRDKSYAAIGIGRVTTTFKEIKHYKHLLIFLFAFWMYNDGISTIIKMATIYGRDIGIGQNALIAALLITQFVGIPCTVFFGWLAKKITPKRALYITLYTYLFIVILGYFMNSALHFYMLAICVGLVQGGAQSLSRSIFGRMVPKNKHAEFYGFYGISSKFAAIFGPFLFALVGQLTGSSRLGIVSLVVFFIGGIILLRFVNIEQGMKEARRPQTAEESNVYE
- a CDS encoding AzlD domain-containing protein, whose amino-acid sequence is MIFVIIVGMALVTMIPRAIPVFIVDKLQFHDWVNRWLNAIPFAALGALIFPGILSVKPDQPYIGLLGGLAAAILAYLGLNVVLAVTGAIITVFLFSM
- a CDS encoding zinc dependent phospholipase C family protein, with the protein product MPNIWTHMLFSEEIVDAVIDNPYSLSKFEPYMKLGSQGPDPFFYYNFWPWIKDEPVHDIGMALHTKHCGAFLIDLIEKARNHEKEVQAYVFGFVTHHILDRNAHPYIHYRAGYESGDHQKLEVLIDTLMMQKCCNLKTWKVPVYKEIDVGSSLNKEIAELLNESIQKYYPDITPVKQAYIQKAYKDMKRALKILADPYGWKNKIMKSLINSYSHQPVTKDVDYLNLNHQTWYHPATKVPSTKSFIDLYNEARTEGIEIMTEVLTYWQKPDENTKNNLTALIGNISYDTGKPLEFNLENRYSDPII
- a CDS encoding GNAT family N-acetyltransferase, translating into MFTVRKACYEDAAAIADIHVSSWKSTYTDLLEEKDLSNMTYENRRALWETVLRIQKKEQLTFVIQNEEKIVGFISGGPERTKNFNYDSEIYTIYLLDEFQKYGLGTRLLKIFSEGMKNLGYQSLMVWILKQNPSSRFYERYEAQPVGEEVTTIGEGTYQETAYGWKNIDQLLKNLP
- a CDS encoding cation diffusion facilitator family transporter; this encodes MDHADNLKRGEKGAWVSIFAYIILSVVKLLVAYVGSSAALRADGLNNLTDVVASIAVLIGLKISRKPPDEDHHYGHYRAETVASLFAAFIMTMVGFQVIVDTFSKIMTQEMTDPDMLTAWTALGGALIMYVVYRYNRSLAAKVGSSSLYAAAQDNRSDALVSIGAFIGIIGAQFGLFWLDPLAGLIVGIIICKTAWDIFVDSTHTLTDGFDKRQISRITGSISKVQGVKKVVDVKGRIHGNQEFIDVTILVNPELNVRESHAITEQIETLLRKKHNITYAQIHIEPYE
- a CDS encoding MFS transporter, yielding MMNQGETRQDSHEKRLAIISLSSIPLIMTLGNSMLIPILPVMETELDISKLQSSYIITVYSIVAIFFIPLAGFLSDRFGRKKVIIPSLIITGAGGLVAGWASYSMSDPFIWILIGRILQGIGASGASPIVLPLVGDIFRDDKEASATLGIIETSNTVGKVLSPILGAALAAVVWFLPFFSIPVFCVVSVLLVGFLVKNKNNNEEHTNFHEYCQLAKDAFKEHGKWLCSVFFIGAILMFILFGFLFYLSSILEEKYDYKGIWKGLLLAVPLLALSIASFITGRKIEDNLVKMKWITFIGIILTGCSVAVIPFMDHPVYLLTIFLICGTGIGMGLPCLDALITESMKKNVRGVITSIYSAMRFIGVAAGPPVIALMMEENIIWMVSLLTIFALGAGFLAYRGIKPESN
- a CDS encoding ABC transporter ATP-binding protein, translated to MAELRLEQIQKSYDKKAIAVDNFDLQIHNKEFIVFVGPSGCGKSTTLRMIAGLEEITNGELYIDNRKMNDVAPKDRDIAMVFQNYALYPHMNVYDNMAFGLKLRKFKKDEIDQRVQNAAKILGLEAYLDRKPKALSGGQRQRVALGRAIVRDAKVFLMDEPLSNLDAKLRVQMRAEIQKLHQRLQTTTIYVTHDQTEAMTMATRLVVMKDGIIQQVGAPKDVYDHPENIFVGGFIGSPSMNFLSGMLKDGYFMMEDTKVKVPEGKMKVLREQNYLDKEVVLGIRPEDIHDEPVFIDSTPDTKIKAVIEVAELMGAESYLYSKLDDQDFIARVDSRSDINGGEKIDLAFDMNKALFFDAESEQRIR
- the fumC gene encoding class II fumarate hydratase; this translates as MEYRVEKDTIGEINVPKDKYWGAQTQRSKQNFPIGNEKMPAEVIRAFAILKKSAAKANSELGLLDKKKAEAIAYAADLIIDDKITEHFPLVVWQTGSGTQSNMNVNEVIAYVGNKWLDEQSSDVSLHPNDDVNKSQSSNDTYPTALHIAAVLKLEDTVIPALKALKGTLKEKVDAYQDIVKIGRTHLQDATPLTLGQEISGWHRMLEKSETMIAESTQHVKELAIGGTAVGTGLNAHPDFSEAVCKEINEITGKEFISAANKFHALTSHDETVHAHGALKGLAADLMKIANDVRWLASGPRCGIGEIVIPANEPGSSIMPGKVNPTQSEAVTMVSAQVMGNDATIGFAASQGNFELNVFKPVIAYNFLQSCQLLADSMLSFDERCVQGLEPNHEQIEKYLTDSLMLVTALNPHIGYENAAKIAKKAYQDNSTLKETAVELGLLTEEEFEKYVNPKEMTYPK